Proteins encoded together in one Micromonospora auratinigra window:
- a CDS encoding sensor histidine kinase has product MPEPTPHPTGGRLHEPTVALPVIGAPATAPRRRAGHTLTARAVLVTCAVALVSVVVTALVAVPVAVRGAERRDQAALAAQARLAADVLRVRAPRQRDSAGDRLIRQLRQQEIEVYVVRGGEVDRPGLPRPVVNRVAAGGTVSGRRLVDGHRALVEGRPLPDGDGVVLTRATSAGPWRQVLLGLWLPLLAGLAAGAGAGLLLARRLARPIRVAATAAARLRAGDRAVRVPVEPPDEVADLAYALNGLAAALATSEGRQREFLLSVSHELRTPLTAIRGYAEALADGVIEADGVPDTGRTMLAEAEHLDRLVSDLLALARLEAADFPLEPGPVDLARLAAETERTWSDRCTAVGVPFRLETPGGPVPAYTDPGRIRQVLDGLLENALRVVPPGAPVVLAVRPAGPGPAFGGVLEVRDGGPGFTDDDLAVAFERGALHQRYRGVRKVGSGLGLALAAGLVRRLGGDIGAGHAPEGGAAFTVRLPGDPYLTRTST; this is encoded by the coding sequence CCGCGCCGCCGTGCCGGGCACACCCTGACCGCCCGGGCGGTGCTGGTCACCTGCGCGGTGGCGCTGGTGTCGGTGGTGGTCACCGCGCTGGTCGCGGTCCCCGTCGCGGTACGCGGCGCGGAGCGGCGGGACCAGGCGGCGCTGGCCGCCCAGGCCCGGCTCGCCGCCGACGTGCTCCGGGTCCGGGCGCCCCGGCAGCGGGACAGCGCCGGCGACCGGCTGATCCGCCAGCTCCGCCAGCAGGAGATCGAGGTGTACGTGGTCCGGGGCGGCGAGGTGGACCGCCCCGGCCTGCCCCGGCCGGTGGTGAACCGGGTCGCCGCCGGCGGGACGGTCTCCGGCCGGCGGCTGGTCGACGGCCACCGGGCGCTGGTCGAGGGTCGGCCGCTGCCCGACGGCGACGGGGTGGTGCTGACCCGCGCCACCAGCGCCGGACCGTGGCGGCAGGTGCTGCTCGGCCTCTGGCTGCCACTGCTGGCCGGGCTCGCCGCCGGGGCGGGTGCCGGGCTGCTGCTGGCCCGCCGGCTGGCCCGGCCGATCCGGGTCGCGGCCACCGCCGCCGCCCGGCTGCGCGCCGGGGACCGGGCGGTACGGGTGCCGGTCGAGCCGCCCGACGAGGTGGCCGACCTGGCGTACGCGCTGAACGGCCTGGCCGCCGCGCTGGCCACCAGCGAGGGACGGCAGCGGGAGTTCCTGCTCTCCGTCTCGCACGAACTGCGCACCCCGCTCACCGCCATCCGGGGCTACGCCGAGGCGCTCGCCGACGGCGTGATCGAGGCGGACGGGGTGCCGGACACCGGCCGGACCATGCTGGCCGAGGCCGAGCACCTGGACCGTCTGGTCAGCGACCTGCTGGCGCTGGCCCGGCTGGAGGCCGCCGACTTCCCGCTGGAACCCGGCCCGGTCGACCTCGCCCGGCTCGCCGCCGAGACGGAACGGACCTGGTCCGACCGGTGCACGGCGGTCGGCGTGCCGTTCCGGCTGGAGACGCCGGGCGGGCCGGTGCCCGCGTACACCGATCCGGGGCGGATCCGGCAGGTGCTGGACGGGCTGCTGGAGAACGCGCTGCGGGTCGTACCCCCCGGGGCGCCGGTGGTGCTCGCGGTCCGGCCGGCCGGTCCGGGCCCGGCGTTCGGCGGCGTGCTGGAGGTCCGCGACGGCGGACCCGGCTTCACCGACGACGACCTGGCGGTGGCCTTCGAGCGCGGCGCGCTGCACCAGCGGTACCGGGGGGTGCGCAAGGTCGGCAGCGGCCTCGGCCTGGCACTGGCGGCCGGGCTGGTCCGCCGGCTCGGCGGCGACATCGGGGCCGGGCACGCCCCGGAGGGTGGGGCGGCCTTCACCGTCCGGCTGCCCGGAGATCCTTACCTGACCCGAACATCGACCTGA